One Strix uralensis isolate ZFMK-TIS-50842 chromosome 9, bStrUra1, whole genome shotgun sequence DNA segment encodes these proteins:
- the LOC141947323 gene encoding tubulin alpha-3 chain isoform X1, translated as MRECISIHVGQAGVQIGNACWELYCLEHGIQPDGQMPSNKTIGGGDDSFNTFFSETGAGKHVPRAVFVDLEPTVVDEVRTGTYRQLFHPEQLITGKEDAANNYARGHYTIGKEIVDLVLDRIRKLADLCTGLQGFLIFHSFGGGTGSGFASLLMERLSVDYGKKSKLEFAIYPAPEVSTAVVEPYNSILTTHTTLEHSDCAFMVDNEAIYDICRRNLDIERPTYTNLNRLIGQIVSSITASLRFDGALNVDLTEFQTNLVPYPRIHFPLVTYAPVVSAEKAYHEQLSVAEITNACFEPANQMVKCDPRHGKYMACCMLYRGDVVPKDVNAAIATIKTKRTIQFVDWCPTGFKVGINYQPPTVVLGGDLAKVQRAVCMLSNTTAIAEAWARLDHKFDLMYAKRAFVHWYVGEGMEEGEFSEAREDLAALEKDYEEVGIDSVDAEAEEGDEYLEN; from the exons TCGAACATGGGATCCAGCCTGATGGCCAGATGCCTAGCAATAAAACTATTGGAGGCGGAGATGATTCATTTAACACTTTCTTCAGTGAGACGGGAGCTGGTAAACATGTTCCTAGGGCAGTGTTTGTGGACCTAGAGCCAACCGTGGTTG atGAAGTACGTACAGGCACATACAGGCAGTTATTCCATCCTGAGCAGCTCATTACTGGGAAAGAAGATGCAGCCAATAATTATGCCAGAGGCCATTATACCATTGGAAAAGAGATTGTTGATCTAGTGCTAGACCGCATTCGCAAACTG GCTGATCTGtgcacagggctgcaaggtttcCTTATCTTCCATAGTTTTGGAGGAGGCACTGGCTCAGGGTTTGCATCTCTGCTCATGGAAAGGCTCTCTGTTGACTACGGCAAAAAATCTAAACTAGAATTTGCGATTTATCCAGCACCAGAAGTTTCCACTGCTGTAGTGGAACCCTACAACTCAATTCTAACTACCCACACCACACTAGAGCACTCGGACTGTGCCTTCATGGTGGATAATGAAGCCATTTATGATATATGTCGTCGTAACCTTGACATCGAACGTCCTACTTACACCAACTTAAACCGGTTAATTGGGCAAATTGTTTCATCTATCACAGCCTCACTGCGTTTTGATGGAGCCCTCAACGTAGATCTGACAGAGTTTCAAACCAACCTTGTTCCGTACCCACGAATCCATTTCCCCCTGGTGACATATGCCCCCGTTGTCTCTGCGGAAAAGGCGTACCACGAGCAGCTCTCGGTGGCCGAGATCACCAATGCCTGCTTCGAGCCGGCCAACCAGATGGTGAAGTGTGACCCGCGCCATGGCAAGTACATGGCCTGCTGCATGCTCTACAGGGGCGACGTCGTGCCCAAGGACGTCAATGCCGCCATCGCCACCATCAAGACCAAGCGCACCATCCAGTTTGTGGACTGGTGCCCCACTGGATTCAAG GTGGGCATTAACTACCAGCCTCCAACGGTGGTGCTGGGCGGTGACCTCGCGAAGGTGCAGCGGGCGGTCTGCATGCTGAGCAATACCACCGCCATCGCTGAAGCCTGGGCTCGGCTCGACCACAAGTTCGACCTCATGTACGCCAAGCGTGCCTTCGTGCACTGGTATGTTGGGGAGGGAATGGAGGAGGGAGAGTTCTCTGAAGCCCGGGAAGATCTGGCTGCCCTTGAGAAAGATTATGAAGAAGTTGGCATAGACTCGGTAGACGCAGAGGCTGAAGAAGGAGATGAGTATTTAGAAAACTGA
- the LOC141947323 gene encoding tubulin alpha-3 chain isoform X2, whose protein sequence is MPSNKTIGGGDDSFNTFFSETGAGKHVPRAVFVDLEPTVVDEVRTGTYRQLFHPEQLITGKEDAANNYARGHYTIGKEIVDLVLDRIRKLADLCTGLQGFLIFHSFGGGTGSGFASLLMERLSVDYGKKSKLEFAIYPAPEVSTAVVEPYNSILTTHTTLEHSDCAFMVDNEAIYDICRRNLDIERPTYTNLNRLIGQIVSSITASLRFDGALNVDLTEFQTNLVPYPRIHFPLVTYAPVVSAEKAYHEQLSVAEITNACFEPANQMVKCDPRHGKYMACCMLYRGDVVPKDVNAAIATIKTKRTIQFVDWCPTGFKVGINYQPPTVVLGGDLAKVQRAVCMLSNTTAIAEAWARLDHKFDLMYAKRAFVHWYVGEGMEEGEFSEAREDLAALEKDYEEVGIDSVDAEAEEGDEYLEN, encoded by the exons ATGCCTAGCAATAAAACTATTGGAGGCGGAGATGATTCATTTAACACTTTCTTCAGTGAGACGGGAGCTGGTAAACATGTTCCTAGGGCAGTGTTTGTGGACCTAGAGCCAACCGTGGTTG atGAAGTACGTACAGGCACATACAGGCAGTTATTCCATCCTGAGCAGCTCATTACTGGGAAAGAAGATGCAGCCAATAATTATGCCAGAGGCCATTATACCATTGGAAAAGAGATTGTTGATCTAGTGCTAGACCGCATTCGCAAACTG GCTGATCTGtgcacagggctgcaaggtttcCTTATCTTCCATAGTTTTGGAGGAGGCACTGGCTCAGGGTTTGCATCTCTGCTCATGGAAAGGCTCTCTGTTGACTACGGCAAAAAATCTAAACTAGAATTTGCGATTTATCCAGCACCAGAAGTTTCCACTGCTGTAGTGGAACCCTACAACTCAATTCTAACTACCCACACCACACTAGAGCACTCGGACTGTGCCTTCATGGTGGATAATGAAGCCATTTATGATATATGTCGTCGTAACCTTGACATCGAACGTCCTACTTACACCAACTTAAACCGGTTAATTGGGCAAATTGTTTCATCTATCACAGCCTCACTGCGTTTTGATGGAGCCCTCAACGTAGATCTGACAGAGTTTCAAACCAACCTTGTTCCGTACCCACGAATCCATTTCCCCCTGGTGACATATGCCCCCGTTGTCTCTGCGGAAAAGGCGTACCACGAGCAGCTCTCGGTGGCCGAGATCACCAATGCCTGCTTCGAGCCGGCCAACCAGATGGTGAAGTGTGACCCGCGCCATGGCAAGTACATGGCCTGCTGCATGCTCTACAGGGGCGACGTCGTGCCCAAGGACGTCAATGCCGCCATCGCCACCATCAAGACCAAGCGCACCATCCAGTTTGTGGACTGGTGCCCCACTGGATTCAAG GTGGGCATTAACTACCAGCCTCCAACGGTGGTGCTGGGCGGTGACCTCGCGAAGGTGCAGCGGGCGGTCTGCATGCTGAGCAATACCACCGCCATCGCTGAAGCCTGGGCTCGGCTCGACCACAAGTTCGACCTCATGTACGCCAAGCGTGCCTTCGTGCACTGGTATGTTGGGGAGGGAATGGAGGAGGGAGAGTTCTCTGAAGCCCGGGAAGATCTGGCTGCCCTTGAGAAAGATTATGAAGAAGTTGGCATAGACTCGGTAGACGCAGAGGCTGAAGAAGGAGATGAGTATTTAGAAAACTGA
- the HPS3 gene encoding BLOC-2 complex member HPS3 isoform X1, translating to MPLRARPDRSSPVAGPGAADGTSRSRPALVPRSRVSDRCRLGGSRRGGARKYRRSRDVTRKEPAEGARGRSPRKEPAEGARGRSPRKEPAEGRAVPQRRLRRRRRRRRPSPLPAGSARAAMVQLYNLHPFGSQSVVPCRQEPARFCCGRDALFVAGAGGSCRVEVFALREQGGCEPLGSFATLGPVRRMAHSPAGDYLVTIEEKSKATFLRVYLNWRCMSAGSSRVCVRMVGHKMEESYSETLKEQMSIVEMPLSDPPLCVSCCPVNGDLLVGCKNKLVMFCLKYLVINQNLTVLDFERSLILHIDNLIPAEVAFCARHIAVMTELEVLILKLELVQQSADRTEQCAHRGSTLEKPEDGGVKDEGPSMPTLQLELDEFIVCQKPVELLGEESKLCEIPITLESTELPTEDTKCFQVRYLLFRRFTPDQSPFGFCEETKLHSVQLLPVYQTGSSVTDHEEIENKRELLSLFCFFSLPHVGYLYSVGKLVELISTYQYSEKSEQAVLTPQFLHVITSENLQCFTVRCSAAAARDEDPYIDTTVKACPPVALDVCTLRMQLFIGPRAICHFKNHIILLTKADTEDITERRKPTRRMLSRKADSIKSRTNSESEPGWNLYIINTVSTIQLYREMVDYSRIYENVKTESCIHLLSEAHLLVRAAVMDPHFLKSDEKEELLKAFRESCAFLGDCYSRFDTKDYHLALPYYRMSGLSVTEVLKRLVSEGDEIQTYERGFIFYLTHSLNEDLNEELSKESANKVLQIFCLADPVQLPHILCSPCMRNVCPLTAVKYLQKVEKIMPSVVVTLTKAFMALKMGDLTMCEHEMGSYKETALASGFTGQPKLLRQRKEGIVVPTEFAVHLKEMQPGLLVAATVALHENSKIELEEADTFFKMLCGNSENTIPQLLVDFWEALLVVCSQEEILQELLLRVTSQYVWRISKKQLPETKPLKTTEDLINSCNHFGLIFPWVTSIMSMGSPSDEDYHEDISKLQSLLCSQSINIAPALPVLEPLTEAGNVGLTIHVLCSTRLGRYEEALDQLLRRCPDAAVLYAQHELKGDNRAVWWNKLLPELCKTTRLTGNDCPVLISSLKETLSVVAMELELRDFLSLLPEDGTAAFFLPHLLHCSQRRLLT from the exons ATGCCTTTGCGTGCGCGTCCCGATCGCAGCAGCCCGGTCGCTGGCCCCGGGGCCGCCGACGGCACCTCCCGGTCCCGCCCCGCGCTCGTGCCCCGCTCTCGCGTCAGCGATCGCTGCCGGCTCGGCGGGAGCCGCCGCGGGGGCGCCCGGAAGTACCGGCGAAGCCGTGACGTTACGCGGAAGGAGCCCGCGGAAGGAGCCCGCGGAAGGAGCCCGCGGAAGGAGCCCGCGGAAGGAGCCCGCGGAAGGAGCCCGCGGAAGGAGCCCGCGGAAGGACGGGCCGTACCGCAGCGGcggctgaggaggaggagaaggcggcGGCGGCCTAGCCCGCTCCCCGCAGGCTCGGCGCGGGCCGCCATGGTGCAGCTCTACAACCTGCACCCGTTCGGGTCGCAGAGCGTGGTGCCTTGCCGGCAGGAACCGGCGCGGTTCTGCTGCGGCCGCGACGCGCTGTTCGTTGCCGGCGCAGGCGGCAGCTGCCGGGTGGAGGTGTTCGCGCTGCGCGAGCAGGGCGGCTGCGAGCCCCTGGGCTCCTTCGCCACGCTGGGGCCCGTGCGGCGCATGGCCCACAGCCCCGCAG GAGACTACCTGGTGACGAttgaggagaaaagcaaagcaactttCCTGAGAGTGTATCTGAACTGGAGATGCATGTCTGCAGGGAGTTCTCGTGTTTGTGTTCGGATGGTCGGTCACAAGATGGAAGAGTCATACAGTGAAACCTTAAAAGAACAGATGTCAATTGTGGAAATGCCACTTTCAGATCCTCCCCTGTGCGTTTCATGTTGTCCTGTAAATGGAGATCTTCTTGTGGGCTGCAAAAATAAACTGGTCATGTTCTGTTTGAAGTATCTGGTCATCAACCAGAATTTGACTGTGTTAGACTTCGAACGCTCCTTAATTTTACACATTGATAATCTCATTCCTGCTGAAGTCGCATTTTGTGCCAGACATATAGCTGTAATGACAGAGCTGGAGGTTCTGATCCTGAAACTGGAACTGGTCCAGCAAAGTGCAGACAGGACAGAGCAGTGTGCACACAGAGGTAGTACGCTAGAAAAGCCTGAGGATGGAG GTGTAAAAGATGAAGGCCCTTCAATGCCTACTTTGCAGCTTGAATTAGATGAGTTCATTGTATGTCAGAAGCCAGTGGAACTGCTTGGGGAAGAAAGTAAGCTATGTGAGATACCCATCACACTGGAATCCACAGAGTTACCTACAGAAGACACAAAGTGCTTCCAAGTGCGGTATCTGCTTTTCAG ACGTTTTACACCTGACCAGTCACCTTTTGGATTTTGTGAAGAGACAAAGTTGCACTCTGTTCAGCTGCTTCCTGTATACCAGACCG GAAGTTCTGTGACAGACCATGAGGAAATTGAGAACAAGAGAGAACTACTGagtctcttttgctttttctctttacCTCATGTTGGATATCTCTACTCTGTTGGGAAGTTAGTAGAACTGATTTCTACTTACCAATATTCAGAGAAGTCAGAGCAGGCAGTTCTCACTCCACAGTTCCTGCACGTCATTACAAG TGAGAACCTGCAGTGTTTCACAGTGCGgtgcagtgcagcagcagctcgTGATGAGGATCCATATATTGATACGACTGTGAAG GCTTGTCCACCTGTTGCACTGGATGTCTGCACGTTAAGAATGCAGCTTTTTATAGGACCAAGAGCTATCTGTCATTTCAAAAACCATATAATTCTTTTGACTAAGGCAGACACGGAAGATATTACTGAAAGAAGAAAGCCTACAAGAAGGATGCT tTCCAGAAAGGCTGACAGCATCAAATCCAGAACAAATTCTGAGTCAGAGCCTGGTTGGAATTTATATATTATAAACACTGTTTCAACTATTCAGCTTTACAGAGAAATG GTAGATTATAGTAGAATTTACGAAAATGTAAAAACGGAGAGTTGCATCCATCTTTTAAGTGAGGCTCACTTATTGGTCAGAGCAGCTGTAATGGACCCTCATTTCCTTAAATCAGATGAGAAAGAAGAACTTCTAAAAGCATTCAGAGAAAGTTGTGCCTTCTTAGGAGACTGCTATAGCAG GTTTGACACAAAGGATTACCACCTTGCTTTGCCATACTACAGAATGTCAGGTTTATCAGTGACTGAAGTTTTAAAGAGACTAGTTTCAGAAGGTGATGAAATACAGACATATGAGAGAGGATTTATATTTTACTTAACTCATTCTCTTAATGAAGACTTAAATGAAGAATTAAGTAAG GAATCAGCAAATAAAGTTCTCCAGATATTCTGTCTTGCTGACCCTGTGCAGCTGCCTCATATCCTCTGCAGCCCCTGCATGAGAAATGTATGTCCTCTGACAGCTGTGAAGTATCTTCAGAAAGTAGAAAAGATCATGCCATCAGTGGTCGTGACACTTACTAAGGCTTTCATGGCTCTGAAAATGGGAGACCTGACAATGTGTGAACATGAGATGGGCTCCTATAAGGAG ACAGCACTGGCTTCTGGCTTCACTGGGCAACCAAAACTCTTGAGACAGCGTAAGGAAGGAATTGTCGTGCCAACTGAGTTTGCTGTTCACCTGAAGGAGATGCAGCCTGGTTTACTGGTGGCTGCCACTGTGGCTTTACATGAGAACAGTAAAATTGAACTGGAAGAAGCAGATACCTTTTTCAAG ATGTTGTGTGGTAACAGTGAAAACACTATTCCTCAGCTCTTGGTGGATTTCTGGGAAGCTCTTCTTGTAGTGTGCTCTCAGGAAGAAATACTTCAGGAGCTTTTACTGAGGGTTACTTCTCAGTACGTTTGGAGAATATCAAAGAAGCAACTTCCTGAGACTAAGCCATTGAAAACAACAGAGGATTTG ATAAACTCCTGTAACCATTTTGGGTTGATTTTCCCATGGGTAACTTCCATAATGTCAATGGGATCTCCATCTGATGAGGATTACCATGAAGATATCTCAAAACTACAG TCTCTTTTGTGTAGTCAGTCAATCAATatagctccagctctgcctgtctTGGAGCCTCTGACAGAGGCTGGCAACGTTGGCCTCACCATCCACGTTCTCTGCAGTACCCGTCTAGGCCGGTACGAGGAAGCCCTTGACCAGCTCCTCAGAAGGTGTCCTGATGCAGCTGTATTATATGCTCAGCACGAGCTGAAAGGTGACAATCGG GCTGTGTGGTGGAACAAGCTGCTTCCTGAACTTTGCAAGACAACCAGACTTACTGGCAATGACTGCCCTGTTCTAATTTCATCACTGAAAG
- the HPS3 gene encoding BLOC-2 complex member HPS3 isoform X2 gives MPLRARPDRSSPVAGPGAADGTSRSRPALVPRSRVSDRCRLGGSRRGGARKYRRSRDVTRKEPAEGARGRSPRKEPAEGARGRSPRKEPAEGRAVPQRRLRRRRRRRRPSPLPAGSARAAMVQLYNLHPFGSQSVVPCRQEPARFCCGRDALFVAGAGGSCRVEVFALREQGGCEPLGSFATLGPVRRMAHSPAGDYLVTIEEKSKATFLRVYLNWRCMSAGSSRVCVRMVGHKMEESYSETLKEQMSIVEMPLSDPPLCVSCCPVNGDLLVGCKNKLVMFCLKYLVINQNLTVLDFERSLILHIDNLIPAEVAFCARHIAVMTELEVLILKLELVQQSADRTEQCAHRGSTLEKPEDGGVKDEGPSMPTLQLELDEFIVCQKPVELLGEESKLCEIPITLESTELPTEDTKCFQVRYLLFRRFTPDQSPFGFCEETKLHSVQLLPVYQTGSSVTDHEEIENKRELLSLFCFFSLPHVGYLYSVGKLVELISTYQYSEKSEQAVLTPQFLHVITSENLQCFTVRCSAAAARDEDPYIDTTVKACPPVALDVCTLRMQLFIGPRAICHFKNHIILLTKADTEDITERRKPTRRMLSRKADSIKSRTNSESEPGWNLYIINTVSTIQLYREMVDYSRIYENVKTESCIHLLSEAHLLVRAAVMDPHFLKSDEKEELLKAFRESCAFLGDCYSRFDTKDYHLALPYYRMSGLSVTEVLKRLVSEGDEIQTYERGFIFYLTHSLNEDLNEELSKESANKVLQIFCLADPVQLPHILCSPCMRNVCPLTAVKYLQKVEKIMPSVVVTLTKAFMALKMGDLTMCEHEMGSYKEMLCGNSENTIPQLLVDFWEALLVVCSQEEILQELLLRVTSQYVWRISKKQLPETKPLKTTEDLINSCNHFGLIFPWVTSIMSMGSPSDEDYHEDISKLQSLLCSQSINIAPALPVLEPLTEAGNVGLTIHVLCSTRLGRYEEALDQLLRRCPDAAVLYAQHELKGDNRAVWWNKLLPELCKTTRLTGNDCPVLISSLKETLSVVAMELELRDFLSLLPEDGTAAFFLPHLLHCSQRRLLT, from the exons ATGCCTTTGCGTGCGCGTCCCGATCGCAGCAGCCCGGTCGCTGGCCCCGGGGCCGCCGACGGCACCTCCCGGTCCCGCCCCGCGCTCGTGCCCCGCTCTCGCGTCAGCGATCGCTGCCGGCTCGGCGGGAGCCGCCGCGGGGGCGCCCGGAAGTACCGGCGAAGCCGTGACGTTACGCGGAAGGAGCCCGCGGAAGGAGCCCGCGGAAGGAGCCCGCGGAAGGAGCCCGCGGAAGGAGCCCGCGGAAGGAGCCCGCGGAAGGAGCCCGCGGAAGGACGGGCCGTACCGCAGCGGcggctgaggaggaggagaaggcggcGGCGGCCTAGCCCGCTCCCCGCAGGCTCGGCGCGGGCCGCCATGGTGCAGCTCTACAACCTGCACCCGTTCGGGTCGCAGAGCGTGGTGCCTTGCCGGCAGGAACCGGCGCGGTTCTGCTGCGGCCGCGACGCGCTGTTCGTTGCCGGCGCAGGCGGCAGCTGCCGGGTGGAGGTGTTCGCGCTGCGCGAGCAGGGCGGCTGCGAGCCCCTGGGCTCCTTCGCCACGCTGGGGCCCGTGCGGCGCATGGCCCACAGCCCCGCAG GAGACTACCTGGTGACGAttgaggagaaaagcaaagcaactttCCTGAGAGTGTATCTGAACTGGAGATGCATGTCTGCAGGGAGTTCTCGTGTTTGTGTTCGGATGGTCGGTCACAAGATGGAAGAGTCATACAGTGAAACCTTAAAAGAACAGATGTCAATTGTGGAAATGCCACTTTCAGATCCTCCCCTGTGCGTTTCATGTTGTCCTGTAAATGGAGATCTTCTTGTGGGCTGCAAAAATAAACTGGTCATGTTCTGTTTGAAGTATCTGGTCATCAACCAGAATTTGACTGTGTTAGACTTCGAACGCTCCTTAATTTTACACATTGATAATCTCATTCCTGCTGAAGTCGCATTTTGTGCCAGACATATAGCTGTAATGACAGAGCTGGAGGTTCTGATCCTGAAACTGGAACTGGTCCAGCAAAGTGCAGACAGGACAGAGCAGTGTGCACACAGAGGTAGTACGCTAGAAAAGCCTGAGGATGGAG GTGTAAAAGATGAAGGCCCTTCAATGCCTACTTTGCAGCTTGAATTAGATGAGTTCATTGTATGTCAGAAGCCAGTGGAACTGCTTGGGGAAGAAAGTAAGCTATGTGAGATACCCATCACACTGGAATCCACAGAGTTACCTACAGAAGACACAAAGTGCTTCCAAGTGCGGTATCTGCTTTTCAG ACGTTTTACACCTGACCAGTCACCTTTTGGATTTTGTGAAGAGACAAAGTTGCACTCTGTTCAGCTGCTTCCTGTATACCAGACCG GAAGTTCTGTGACAGACCATGAGGAAATTGAGAACAAGAGAGAACTACTGagtctcttttgctttttctctttacCTCATGTTGGATATCTCTACTCTGTTGGGAAGTTAGTAGAACTGATTTCTACTTACCAATATTCAGAGAAGTCAGAGCAGGCAGTTCTCACTCCACAGTTCCTGCACGTCATTACAAG TGAGAACCTGCAGTGTTTCACAGTGCGgtgcagtgcagcagcagctcgTGATGAGGATCCATATATTGATACGACTGTGAAG GCTTGTCCACCTGTTGCACTGGATGTCTGCACGTTAAGAATGCAGCTTTTTATAGGACCAAGAGCTATCTGTCATTTCAAAAACCATATAATTCTTTTGACTAAGGCAGACACGGAAGATATTACTGAAAGAAGAAAGCCTACAAGAAGGATGCT tTCCAGAAAGGCTGACAGCATCAAATCCAGAACAAATTCTGAGTCAGAGCCTGGTTGGAATTTATATATTATAAACACTGTTTCAACTATTCAGCTTTACAGAGAAATG GTAGATTATAGTAGAATTTACGAAAATGTAAAAACGGAGAGTTGCATCCATCTTTTAAGTGAGGCTCACTTATTGGTCAGAGCAGCTGTAATGGACCCTCATTTCCTTAAATCAGATGAGAAAGAAGAACTTCTAAAAGCATTCAGAGAAAGTTGTGCCTTCTTAGGAGACTGCTATAGCAG GTTTGACACAAAGGATTACCACCTTGCTTTGCCATACTACAGAATGTCAGGTTTATCAGTGACTGAAGTTTTAAAGAGACTAGTTTCAGAAGGTGATGAAATACAGACATATGAGAGAGGATTTATATTTTACTTAACTCATTCTCTTAATGAAGACTTAAATGAAGAATTAAGTAAG GAATCAGCAAATAAAGTTCTCCAGATATTCTGTCTTGCTGACCCTGTGCAGCTGCCTCATATCCTCTGCAGCCCCTGCATGAGAAATGTATGTCCTCTGACAGCTGTGAAGTATCTTCAGAAAGTAGAAAAGATCATGCCATCAGTGGTCGTGACACTTACTAAGGCTTTCATGGCTCTGAAAATGGGAGACCTGACAATGTGTGAACATGAGATGGGCTCCTATAAGGAG ATGTTGTGTGGTAACAGTGAAAACACTATTCCTCAGCTCTTGGTGGATTTCTGGGAAGCTCTTCTTGTAGTGTGCTCTCAGGAAGAAATACTTCAGGAGCTTTTACTGAGGGTTACTTCTCAGTACGTTTGGAGAATATCAAAGAAGCAACTTCCTGAGACTAAGCCATTGAAAACAACAGAGGATTTG ATAAACTCCTGTAACCATTTTGGGTTGATTTTCCCATGGGTAACTTCCATAATGTCAATGGGATCTCCATCTGATGAGGATTACCATGAAGATATCTCAAAACTACAG TCTCTTTTGTGTAGTCAGTCAATCAATatagctccagctctgcctgtctTGGAGCCTCTGACAGAGGCTGGCAACGTTGGCCTCACCATCCACGTTCTCTGCAGTACCCGTCTAGGCCGGTACGAGGAAGCCCTTGACCAGCTCCTCAGAAGGTGTCCTGATGCAGCTGTATTATATGCTCAGCACGAGCTGAAAGGTGACAATCGG GCTGTGTGGTGGAACAAGCTGCTTCCTGAACTTTGCAAGACAACCAGACTTACTGGCAATGACTGCCCTGTTCTAATTTCATCACTGAAAG